One window of Helicobacter winghamensis ATCC BAA-430 genomic DNA carries:
- a CDS encoding single-stranded DNA-binding protein codes for MFNKVILVGNLTRDVELRYLPNGSALAKLGLATNRRYKKQDGSQGEEVCFVDVNLFGRTAEVANQYLKRGSQILIEGRLVLESWTDNNGQKRSKHSITAESMQMLGSRGEGGIQNGGYNPNSDYQGGYDQESFSGNYGSYNANNGNRQSGYNNHQSNYQKSEAQKPAQEEIPVIDINDDEIPF; via the coding sequence ATGTTTAATAAAGTCATTTTAGTTGGAAATTTAACGCGTGATGTAGAGTTGCGCTATTTACCAAATGGAAGTGCATTAGCAAAGCTAGGACTTGCTACAAATCGTCGTTATAAAAAACAAGATGGTTCACAAGGCGAGGAAGTGTGTTTTGTTGATGTGAATCTTTTTGGGCGCACAGCTGAGGTGGCAAATCAGTATTTAAAACGAGGCTCTCAAATCTTAATTGAGGGGCGTTTGGTGCTAGAGAGTTGGACAGATAATAATGGTCAAAAGCGAAGTAAGCATAGCATTACTGCTGAAAGTATGCAAATGCTAGGTTCAAGGGGAGAAGGTGGAATCCAAAATGGCGGATATAACCCAAATAGTGACTATCAAGGAGGTTATGATCAAGAGAGCTTTAGTGGTAACTATGGCAGTTATAATGCAAATAATGGCAATCGCCAAAGTGGTTATAATAACCATCAATCAAATTACCAAAAGTCAGAAGCTCAAAAGCCTGCGCAAGAAGAGATTCCAGTGATTGATATTAATGATGATGAAATACCATTTTAA
- the rpsR gene encoding 30S ribosomal protein S18, with the protein MAEKKRYSKRYCRYTEAKIEFIDYKDVEMLKHSLSERYKIMPRRLTGNSKKWQERVEVAIKRARQMALIPYIVDRKRVVENPFKI; encoded by the coding sequence ATGGCAGAGAAAAAAAGATATTCTAAAAGATATTGTCGCTACACAGAGGCAAAAATTGAATTTATTGACTACAAAGATGTAGAAATGTTAAAACACTCACTTTCAGAGCGTTATAAGATTATGCCACGTCGCTTAACAGGGAATTCTAAAAAGTGGCAAGAGCGCGTGGAAGTTGCGATTAAACGCGCAAGACAAATGGCTCTTATTCCATATATTGTAGATCGCAAAAGAGTTGTTGAAAATCCTTTTAAAATCTAA